In Scatophagus argus isolate fScaArg1 chromosome 5, fScaArg1.pri, whole genome shotgun sequence, a genomic segment contains:
- the cep57 gene encoding centrosomal protein of 57 kDa isoform X1, with translation METLSKTPTADATREKVLGPLQQPPKPPSGVVSDSLSSYKEYPAHRPFINTLVHHTPQTRTHQSCRPSSPSKAFPETSSAAILSALRNLQEKIRRLELEKGQAGRSLHTMGKDASHPPLQGDEATQRLFSSQTGTHTERDISGQSNCNQVLITHLAAAESRCVKLERQLDHMRKMLRSAKADRTSLLKQQVSMETAKSANQQCDTAFEHAQLEKLERLEQEYLRLTRTQSHAEMKIRQLEMKLQEEEHQRKLVQDKANQLQTGLEANRILLQSVSPCLSSRQSKEKKSYSEKCSAQQASFTQPHYRLSLGDVPFVAGTVSVGCSHSVRANVQSVLSLLKRHQPHLCNSRVLSNNTNGYGTGSRRHSDTSSSSSSASGGELSELLQALQEELQLMSLEQDELMRQVEASVCERERKELQREQERLLLKMERKGEQISKLYKHKTQIKKLRKEASSRSNSGNEVRVTTKVTTRGRSAGAVKVRPGERSKRNLKLLRDMKALQTSLRT, from the exons ATGGAAACGCTGTCAAAAACACCCACTGCTGATGCTACGCGGGAGAAG GTGCTCGGTCCACTACAACAACCACCAAAACCACCCAGTGGAGTTGTGTCTGACAGCCTGTCATCTTACAAAGAATATCCTGCTCATCGTCCCTTCATCAACACGCTTGTGCATCACACgccacaaacacgcacacatcaGTCCTGTCGTCCGTCTTCACCAAGCAAGGCATTCCCAGAGACCAGCAGTGCAG cgaTCCTGTCTGCCTTGAGGAACCTGCAGGAGAAGATCCGGAGGTTGGAGTTGGAGAAAGGACAAGCAGGACGCAGTCTGCACACTATGGGGAAAGATGCATCACACCCTCCTCTGCAGGGTGATGAAGCCACCCAGAGGCTCTTTAGTAgtcagacaggcacacacacagaaagagacataAGTGGTCAGTCCAACTGCAATCAAG TGTTAATCACCCACCTGGCTGCTGCAGAGTCTCGCTGTGTGAAGCTGGAGCGACAGCTGGATCACATGAGGAAGATGTTGCGCAGTGCCAAGGCAGACAGGACGAGCCTCCTCAAGCAGCAG GTTTCCATGGAGACAGCAAAGTCAGCTAACCAACAGTGTGACACAGCGTTTGAGCATGCCCAGTTGGAGAAGCTGGAGCGACTGGAGCAGGAGTATCTTCGGCTGACTCGCACACAAAGCCACGCTGAG ATGAAGATCCGGCAGCTGGAGATGAAactacaggaggaggagcaccaGAGAAAACTGGTTCAGGATAAGGCCAATCAG CTGCAGACGGGCTTGGAGGCCAACAGGATATTGCTGCAGTCGGTGTCACCATGTCTGTCCAGCAGACAGTCCAAAGAGAAGAAGTCGTATTCAGAG AAATGTTCAGCACAGCAGGCGTCGTTCACGCAGCCACACTACAGACTGAGCCTCGGAGATGTGCCTTTTGTTGCTGGAACGGTA TCAGTAGGCTGCAGCCATTCAGTCCGAGCAAACGTCCAGTCAGTTTTGTCGCTCCTGAAGCGACACCAGCCACACCTGTGCAACAGCCGTGTCCTCTCTAACAACACAAACGGCTACGGGACAGGTAGTCGCAGGCATTCAgacacttcctcttcttcctcctctgcgAGTGGAGGAgagctgtcagagctgctgcaaGCACTACAGGAGGAGCTGCAACTCATGAGCCT GGAGCAGGACGAGCTGATGAGGCAGGTGGAGGCCAGTGTTTGTGAGCGGGAAAGAAAAGAACTtcagagggagcaggagaggctgctgctgaaaatggagaggaaaggagagcaGATCAGTAAGCTCTACAAGCATAAAACACAG ATAAAGAAGTTGAGAAAGGAGGCCAGTAGTAGGTCAAACAGTGGGAATGAGGTGAGGGTGACGACCAAAGTGACCACCAGAGGTCGCTCTGCTGGAGCAGTCAAAGTTAGACCAGGAGAGAGAAGCAAGAGAAACCTGAAGCTACTGAGGGACATGAAGGCTCTGCAGACCTCATTACGGACCTGA
- the cep57 gene encoding centrosomal protein of 57 kDa isoform X2, giving the protein METLSKTPTADATREKVLGPLQQPPKPPSGVVSDSLSSYKEYPAHRPFINTLVHHTPQTRTHQSCRPSSPSKAFPETSSAAILSALRNLQEKIRRLELEKGQAGRSLHTMGKDASHPPLQGDEATQRLFSSQTGTHTERDISGQSNCNQVLITHLAAAESRCVKLERQLDHMRKMLRSAKADRTSLLKQQVSMETAKSANQQCDTAFEHAQLEKLERLEQEYLRLTRTQSHAEMKIRQLEMKLQEEEHQRKLVQDKANQLQTGLEANRILLQSVSPCLSSRQSKEKKSYSEKCSAQQASFTQPHYRLSLGDVPFVAGTSVGCSHSVRANVQSVLSLLKRHQPHLCNSRVLSNNTNGYGTGSRRHSDTSSSSSSASGGELSELLQALQEELQLMSLEQDELMRQVEASVCERERKELQREQERLLLKMERKGEQISKLYKHKTQIKKLRKEASSRSNSGNEVRVTTKVTTRGRSAGAVKVRPGERSKRNLKLLRDMKALQTSLRT; this is encoded by the exons ATGGAAACGCTGTCAAAAACACCCACTGCTGATGCTACGCGGGAGAAG GTGCTCGGTCCACTACAACAACCACCAAAACCACCCAGTGGAGTTGTGTCTGACAGCCTGTCATCTTACAAAGAATATCCTGCTCATCGTCCCTTCATCAACACGCTTGTGCATCACACgccacaaacacgcacacatcaGTCCTGTCGTCCGTCTTCACCAAGCAAGGCATTCCCAGAGACCAGCAGTGCAG cgaTCCTGTCTGCCTTGAGGAACCTGCAGGAGAAGATCCGGAGGTTGGAGTTGGAGAAAGGACAAGCAGGACGCAGTCTGCACACTATGGGGAAAGATGCATCACACCCTCCTCTGCAGGGTGATGAAGCCACCCAGAGGCTCTTTAGTAgtcagacaggcacacacacagaaagagacataAGTGGTCAGTCCAACTGCAATCAAG TGTTAATCACCCACCTGGCTGCTGCAGAGTCTCGCTGTGTGAAGCTGGAGCGACAGCTGGATCACATGAGGAAGATGTTGCGCAGTGCCAAGGCAGACAGGACGAGCCTCCTCAAGCAGCAG GTTTCCATGGAGACAGCAAAGTCAGCTAACCAACAGTGTGACACAGCGTTTGAGCATGCCCAGTTGGAGAAGCTGGAGCGACTGGAGCAGGAGTATCTTCGGCTGACTCGCACACAAAGCCACGCTGAG ATGAAGATCCGGCAGCTGGAGATGAAactacaggaggaggagcaccaGAGAAAACTGGTTCAGGATAAGGCCAATCAG CTGCAGACGGGCTTGGAGGCCAACAGGATATTGCTGCAGTCGGTGTCACCATGTCTGTCCAGCAGACAGTCCAAAGAGAAGAAGTCGTATTCAGAG AAATGTTCAGCACAGCAGGCGTCGTTCACGCAGCCACACTACAGACTGAGCCTCGGAGATGTGCCTTTTGTTGCTGGAACG TCAGTAGGCTGCAGCCATTCAGTCCGAGCAAACGTCCAGTCAGTTTTGTCGCTCCTGAAGCGACACCAGCCACACCTGTGCAACAGCCGTGTCCTCTCTAACAACACAAACGGCTACGGGACAGGTAGTCGCAGGCATTCAgacacttcctcttcttcctcctctgcgAGTGGAGGAgagctgtcagagctgctgcaaGCACTACAGGAGGAGCTGCAACTCATGAGCCT GGAGCAGGACGAGCTGATGAGGCAGGTGGAGGCCAGTGTTTGTGAGCGGGAAAGAAAAGAACTtcagagggagcaggagaggctgctgctgaaaatggagaggaaaggagagcaGATCAGTAAGCTCTACAAGCATAAAACACAG ATAAAGAAGTTGAGAAAGGAGGCCAGTAGTAGGTCAAACAGTGGGAATGAGGTGAGGGTGACGACCAAAGTGACCACCAGAGGTCGCTCTGCTGGAGCAGTCAAAGTTAGACCAGGAGAGAGAAGCAAGAGAAACCTGAAGCTACTGAGGGACATGAAGGCTCTGCAGACCTCATTACGGACCTGA
- the LOC124059276 gene encoding uncharacterized protein LOC124059276, which translates to MLKPQKHGELLLRDSPPVFGKPWYWQRSSGTMESTRSLAQVIMEMRDEIQKLEAENRELRGDYGAVSGQGSPVSPGAERQAGTEENPYVNLRRNVSAPVLEGQYKENAIMTVRRYSISSNMSGVSVRERGTDRAQRNDSRWGRLHERIQHERIQHGNNIFGNSARGEAEKVTNRHSLQEYVHQNRAKVKTVTFLLPVDDIYTNRPVLTKHREEPKVTETAAMAETDS; encoded by the exons ATGTTAAAGCCCCAGAAGCACGGTGAGCTTCTCCTGCGCGACTCCCCGCCGGTGTTCGGGAAGCCGTGGTACTGGCAGCGCAGCAGCGGCACCATGGAGAGCACCCGCAGCCTGGCGCAGGTCATCATGGAGATGCGGGATGAGATCCAGAAGCTGGAGGCGGAGAACCGAGAACTGAGGGGAGACTACGGGGCCGTGTCAGGGCAAGGCAGCCCGGTGTCCCCAGGAGCAGAGCGGCAGGCTGGAACGGAGGAAAACCCCTATGTGAACCTGAGGCGAAATGTGTCTGCGCCAGTCCTGGAGGGGCAGTACAAAG AGAACGCTATCATGACTGTCCGAAGGTACTCCATCAGCTCCAACATGTCTGGGGTGAGCGTGAGAGAGCGAGGAACTGACAGGGCTCAGAGGAATGACTCCAGATGGGGAAGACTGCATGAACGAATCCAGCATGAACGAATCCAGCACGGGAACAACATCTTTGGCAACTCAGCCAGAGGGGAAGCGGAGAAAGTTACCAACAGGCACTCCCTGCAGGAATATGTACACCAAAACAG AGCCAAGGTTAAAACTGTCACATTCCTTCTACCTGTGGATGACATTTACACCAACCGGCCGGTTCTCACCAAGCACCGGGAGGAGCCTAAAGTCACGGAGACGGCTGCCATGGCTGAGACAGATTCTTGA